Proteins found in one Ptychodera flava strain L36383 chromosome 16, AS_Pfla_20210202, whole genome shotgun sequence genomic segment:
- the LOC139113976 gene encoding uncharacterized protein, with protein MAADIDFDHDEQRASQTMGDSKLEDIQAALRTLTVKMDKVLGMEDKLQDLQKSVTYVSNSFDEFNKQLQILTGENKDLKEQLTKTTIELNDLQQYTRRNNLEISGIPQQDNENTDDIVVKVAAAAGVRISSDDIDISHRLPRRTRRNSQDQHQPAPIIVKFVRRTIRNKIYSSKKLLKDKTARHIGAATNYRIFINENLTPTNKQLFYQTNQLRTAKQWKFIWTNNGKIYTRKTTDDPAIHIATSKDLCRIV; from the coding sequence ATGGCTGCCGACATTGACTTTGACCATGACGAACAAAGGGCGAGTCAAACAATGGGAGATTCGAAGCTGGAAGATATACAAGCCGCCCTACGCACACTAACAGTCAAAATGGACAAGGTCTTGGGCATGGAAGACAAATTGCAAGATCTACAGAAAAGCGTCACATATGTGAGTAACTCGTTTGATGAATTCAACAAACAGTTGCAAATTCTGACGGGTGAAAACAAAGATCTAAAAGAACAACTCACCAAAACGACAATAGAACTCAACGATCTCCAGCAATACACACGTAGAAACAATCTTGAAATATCCGGAATACCACAACAAGATAACGAAAACACAGATGACATTGTGGTGAAAGTTGCGGCGGCTGCAGGCGTCAGAATATCATCAGATGACATTGACATATCACATCGTCTACCTCGGCGAACACGTCGTAACAGCCAAGATCAACATCAGCCGGCACCCATCATTGTCAAGTTCGTCCGACGCACCATCCGCAACAAAATATACTCTTCAAAGAAATTATTGAAGGACAAGACTGCTCGTCACATCGGAGCTGCCACCAATTATCGGATTTTCATCAACGAAAACTTAACACCGACAAATAAACAGCTATTCTATCAGACCAACCAGCTACGCACCGCCAAACAGTGGAAATTCATATGGACAAACAATGGGAAGATCTACACAAGAAAGACAACTGATGACCCGGCAATCCACATAGCCACCTCCAAAGATCTCTGCAGAATCGTCTAA